The Arachis duranensis cultivar V14167 chromosome 2, aradu.V14167.gnm2.J7QH, whole genome shotgun sequence genome has a window encoding:
- the LOC107475972 gene encoding putative disease resistance RPP13-like protein 1 isoform X1 — protein sequence MAAKLDGGAYLTSFVDAILEKLSLILEEDDSFLERNILLGRLEKSLYEAGPVLDDAEQRQFTNKKVKKWLLDLQDALYKADDLVDELFTKAAIPTTLRDPGISSSCSSLVDSYIEGSGGMEKIVGTLESVVAKKNRHRLKECAKVDMSSWRTPSTSLVLSSDIFGRDKDKEKIIKLLLDDTRHAESPVTVIPIVGMGGIGKTTLAQLVYNDDQVQQKFNVKAWVCVGEVFDVLKLTKTVVEKATSGSCNMNDLDSVQQRLRTQVTGRRFLVVLDDMWTNHYDDWKTFLRAFQCGSQGGKILVTTRIDAVASMVKTIPVHNLSLLDDEQCWSVFANHAFFPTESRDRLALEKVGRKIVEKCKGLPLAAQSLGGLLRSKDNVSDWEDVLVSEIWEFSEDECGILPALRISYYYLPSHLKRCFVYCSLYPKDYEFNRGELILLWMAEDLLQQPKSGSILEDVGYKYFNDLAARSFFQPSKNGYEDSFVMHDLMHDLATFYGEKFFVRISEHENVAQHDTKARHLSYDLDDNNSVRKMLEACKSLSHVRTLFPIKAYLYREGIDTCRILAQLKRLRVLSFTSFKIDILPESIGELIHLRYLNLSNTLVVTLPKSLNNLYNLQTLKLRNCKKLKKLPSNMQNLVNLRHLDIVGTDLEDMPKKMSKLKDLQLLCKYMVGKQEENGVGELGELTHLRGLLSIEKLENVNSSVEASNARMDEKIHLSTLHLMWSSDEDSDLVDSQIEKDVLDKLRPHKDLKRLSLWGYRGTMFPDWVGQSYYHNMTWLELSGCRNCWVVPSLGQLPSLERLLISGFKKVKKIGGSLYKGDGTHQHQETPFRSLKYLSFYHMPWWEEWESYECDDDDDAPFPKLETLEIWFCPKLRGDLPTFLPSLKLLHISGCEELGCYLPRAPIIRELRIFGNQEARMRDLPLSLQRLRIEGKQLVDSLFEAMAMTHTQPNSLTVLSISNCSSVVSFAGDSLPPSLKELRIYDCKDVEFPMQHQQHDSLTSLTINNSCDSLTSIAFPAFPNLDDLTIERCENLTSLDLSQSQSLRDLLISGCPKLENILRLPASLRELIIRACPLLGEGIERKDPHIWPSISHIPRIQLDGKWIRNDSTS from the coding sequence ATGGCTGCAAAACTTGATGGTGGAGCTTATCTCACTTCCTTTGTTGATGCTATTTTGGAGAAGCTTTCTCTAATACTTGAAGAAGACGACTCATTCCTGGAAAGGAACATCTTGCTTGGAAGGTTAGAGAAAAGTCTGTATGAGGCTGGACCTGTTCTTGATGATGCTGAGCAGAGGCAGTTCACTAATAAGAAAGTGAAGAAGTGGCTTCTTGATCTCCAAGATGCTCTCTATAAGGCTGATGATTTGGTCGATGAGCTCTTCACTAAGGCCGCTATCCCCACCACTCTAAGAGATCCAGGTATCTCTTCTTCCTGTTCTTCTCTTGTTGATTCATATATTGAAGGTAGTGGTGGCATGGAAAAAATAGTTGGTACACTAGAGTCTGTTGTAGCAAAGAAAAATCGTCATCGTCTGAAAGAGTGCGCCAAGGTGGACATGTCATCATGGAGAACTCCATCCACATCTCTCGTTTTAAGTTCTGACATATTTGGTCGGGACAAAGACAAGGAGAAGATAATCAAATTGCTGTTAGATGATACTCGTCATGCTGAATCACCTGTGACTGTCATCCCCATTGTGGGTATGGGCGGAATAGGAAAAACTACTTTGGCTCAATTGGTTTACAATGATGACCAAGTGCAGCAAAAGTTTAATGTTAAAGCATGGGTTTGTGTTGGTGAAGTATTTGATGTTCTTAAGTTGACAAAGACTGTAGTGGAAAAAGCTACTTCTGGTTCTTGCAACATGAATGATTTAGATTCAGTTCAACAACGTTTAAGGACTCAGGTAACAGGGAGGAGATTTTTGGTTGTTCTGGATGACATGTGGACCAATCATTATGATGATTGGAAAACTTTTCTACGTGCCTTCCAGTGTGGAAGTCAGGGAGGTAAGATTCTTGTAACAACCCGCATTGATGCTGTTGCTTCTATGGTGAAAACAATTCCAGTTCACAATTTGAGTTTGTTGGATGATGAACAGTGCTGGTCTGTGTTTGCAAATCATGCATTTTTCCCTACTGAATCCAGAGATCGTTTGGCTTTGGAAAAAGTTGGTAGAAAAATTGTTGAGAAGTGCAAAGGACTGCCTTTGGCTGCTCAATCACTTGGGGGCTTGTTGAGAAGCAAGGATAATGTAAGCGACTGGGAAGATGTTTTGGTGAGTGAGATTTGGGAGTTTTCTGAAGATGAGTGTGGGATTCTTCCTGCATTGAGAATAAGCTATTATTATCTCCCTTCACACTTAAAACGCTGCTTTGTCTATTGTTCTTTATATCCCAAAGATTATGAATTCAATAGAGGTGAATTGATATTGTTGTGGATGGCTGAAGATCTTTTGCAACAACCAAAGAGTGGAAGTATTTTAGAAGATGTTGGATATAAATACTTCAATGATTTAGCTGCACGATCATTCTTTCAACCTTCAAAGAATGGTTATGAAGATTCATTTGTGATGCACGATCTCATGCATGATCTAGCGACATTCTATGGTGAAAAGTTCTTTGTTAGAATCTCTGAACACGAGAATGTAGCCCAACATGATACTAAAGCTCGTCATTTGTCATATGATCTCGACGACAATAATTCAGTCCGGAAGATGTTGGAAGCATGTAAGAGTTTAAGTCATGTGAGGACCCTGTTTCCAATCAAGGCATATTTATACAGAGAGGGAATTGATACTTGTCGCATACTAGCACAGTTGAAGCGCTTACGTGTTTTGTCATTTACATCATTTAAAATTGATATATTGCCCGAATCAATTGGTGAATTGATCCACTTGCGTTATTTGAATCTCTCTAACACACTTGTCGTGACATTGCCCAAGTCCTTGAATAATTTGTACAATTTACAAACATTGAAGTTGAGAAACtgtaaaaaacttaaaaagctTCCCTCCAACATGCAAAATCTTGTGAATCTGCGTCATCTTGATATTGTGGGCACTGATTTAGAAGATATGCCAAAAAAGATGAGCAAATTAAAAGATTTGCAACTTTTATGTAAGTATATGGTGGGGAAGCAAGAAGAGAATGGAGTTGGGGAATTGGGAGAACTAACACATCTTCGTGGGCTATTGAGTATTGAGAAATTAGAGAATGTAAATAGTAGTGTTGAAGCATCAAATGCAAGGATGGATGAAAAAATCCATCTGAGTACTTTACATTTAATGTGGTCATCCGATGAAGATAGTGATTTGGTTGATTCCCAAATTGAAAAAGATGTACTTGACAAATTACGTCCTCACAAAGACTTGAAGAGGCTAAGCTTATGGGGTTACAGAGGTACAATGTTTCCGGATTGGGTAGGGCAGTCTTATTACCACAACATGACTTGGTTGGAGCTGAGTGGATGCAGGAATTGTTGGGTGGTTCCTTCACTTGGACAGTTACCCTCTCTGGAGAGGCTACTCATTTCAGGGTTCAAGAAGGTGAAGAAGATTGGTGGGTCACTCTATAAGGGTGATGGAACTCATCAGCATCAGGAGACACCCTTCCGATCCCTTAAATATCTCTCATTCTATCATATGCCTTGGTGGGAGGAATGGGAGTCATATGaatgtgatgatgatgatgatgcaccATTTCCGAAACTTGAGACACTTGAGATATGGTTTTGTCCTAAGTTAAGAGGAGATTTGCCCACTTTCCTTCCCTCTTTGAAATTACTCCACATTTCAGGATGCGAGGAGCTTGGTTGTTATCTGCCAAGAGCTCCCATCATTCGCGAATTAAGAATATTTGGCAACCAGGAAGCAAGAATGCGGGACCTACCACTTTCACTGCAACGACTAAGAATCGAAGGAAAGCAGCTTGTGGATTCTCTGTTTGAGGCCATGGCCATGACCCACACCCAACCAAACTCTCTCACGGTGTTAAGTATCTCAAATTGCTCATCAGTGGTATCATTTGCAGGGGATTCTTTGCCCCCTTCGTTGAAAGAGTTGCGCATATACGATTGCAAGGATGTAGAATTCCCAATGCAACACCAACAACATGACTCACTAA